A region of Ahaetulla prasina isolate Xishuangbanna chromosome 12, ASM2864084v1, whole genome shotgun sequence DNA encodes the following proteins:
- the LOC131184362 gene encoding B-cadherin-like, producing the protein MPAKRMEWLKSPPTLKRRKRDWVIPPIRMPENERGPFPKKLVQIKSNRDKETKIFYSITGQGADTPPEGVFMIEKETGWMKVTRPLDRESIEKYHLLSHAVSENGKPVEEPMEIIVTVTDQNDHKPEFTQEVFRGSVTEGATPGASVMQVTATDADDAIETYNGVVAYSILSQAPQEPHPQMFAINRATGTISVIASGLDRERVREYTLILQAADLDGLGLTTTASAIIEITDANDNGPEFTESMYSAEVAENMEGVEVVRLAVTDKDERHSPAWHAVYSIVQGNSGELFSISTDPKTNEGIVTTAKALDFEMRKQFALQVAVANEVPFAVKLPTSTATVTINVMDVNEAPVFAPLVLKVKVSEDSPVGQKIATYTAQDPDTTQPQKIRYLLGNDPAQWLDVHLETGIITAKAPLDRESPFVQNNTYMAIVLAADDGSPPATGTGTLLLTLLDVNDHGPEPDRRKFTVCNRDPAPQLLRISDKDLPPHTSPFQAELIHNSEENWAVEMDSEGETAILKLLKPLKRETYDVYLRLLDQLGKSHLTILRATVCDCEGEVDECPEGQMAIVGAPIILAILGAVLALLVLLLLLLLFARRRKVAKEPLLLPEDDTRDNIFYYGEEGGGEEDQDYDLSQLHRGLDPRPEVLLRNDVVPTPLPAPQYRPRPANPDEIGNFICENLKAADLDPTAPPYDSLLVFDYEGAGSEGGSLSSLNSSASDQDQDYDYLHEWGSRFQKLADLYGGGMAD; encoded by the exons ATGCCTGCCAAGCGGATGGAATGGCTGAAGTCCCCACCGACCCTGAAGCGGCGGAAGAGAGACTGGGTGATCCCTCCCATCAGGATGCCTGAGAATGAGAGAGGCCCCTTCCCCAAGAAGCTGGTTCAG ATCAAATCAAACCGGGATAAGGAAACCAAGATCTTCTACAGCATCACTGGGCAGGGGGCCGACACCCCGCCAGAAGGCGTCTTCATGATTGAGAAGGAGACGGGGTGGATGAAGGTGACCCGGCCTCTGGACAGAGAAAGCATTGAAAAATACCAC CTTTTATCCCATGCGGTCTCTGAGAATGGCAAGCCAGTGGAGGAACCGATGGAGATCATCGTCACGGTCACCGATCAGAATGACCACAAGCCCGAGTTCACCCAGGAGGTTTTCCGGGGGTCTGTCACAGAAGGAGCAACTCCTG GGGCGTCTGTGATGCAGGTCACGGCCACCGATGCGGACGATGCCATCGAGACCTATAACGGGGTCGTTGCGTACTCCATCCTGAGCCAAGCGCCCCAGGAGCCCCACCCGCAGATGTTTGCCATCAATCGAGCAACGGGGACCATCAGTGTGATCGCCAGTGGCCTGGACCGAGAG CGAGTGAGGGAATACACCTTGATCCTGCAGGCGGCAGACCTGGATGGGTTGGGCTTGACCACCACAGCATCGGCAATAATAGAAATTACAGATGCCAACGACAACGGGCCCGAGTTCACGGAGTCCATG TATTCGGCAGAGGTGGCGGAGAACATGGAAGGTGTGGAGGTGGTGAGGCTGGCTGTGACCGACAAGGACGAGCGCCACTCTCCTGCCTGGCACGCCGTCTACAGCATCGTTCAGGGCAACAGCGGAGAGCTCTTTTCCATCTCGACGGATCCAAAGACCAACGAAGGAATTGTGACAACAGCAAAA GCGCTGGACTTTGAGATGAGAAAGCAGTTTGCTCTGCAGGTGGCAGTGGCCAACGAGGTGCCCTTTGCGGTGAAGCTGCCCACCTCGACAGCCACCGTGACCATCAACGTGATGGATGTAAACGAGGCCCCTGTCTTTGCACCCCTGGTCCTGAAGGTGAAGGTCTCGGAGGACAGCCCGGTGGGGCAGAAAATTGCCACCTACACAGCGCAAGACCCAGACACGACGCAGCCCCAGAAAATCAG GTACTTGCTGGGGAACGACCCTGCCCAGTGGCTGGATGTCCACCTGGAAACCGGCATCATCACTGCCAAGGCACCCCTGGACCGGGAATCCCCCTTCGTCCAGAACAACACCTACATGGCGATCGTGCTGGCAGCGGATGATG GAAGCCCCCCAGCGACAGGGACAGGGACACTGCTGCTGACCCTCCTGGATGTGAACGACCATGGCCCTGAGCCTGACCGGCGGAAGTTCACTGTGTGCAACCGTGATCCAGCCCCACAACTGCTGCGCATCTCGGACAAGGACCTTCCACCCCACACCTCCCCTTTCCAGGCGGAGCTGATCCACAACTCGGAGGAGAACTGGGCGGTTGAGATGGACAGCGAAG GGGAGACGGCCATCCTGAAGCTCCTGAAGCCCTTGAAGCGAGAGACCTACGACGTCTACCTGCGGCTCTTGGACCAGCTGGGCAAGTCGCACCTGACTATCCTCAGGGCAACCGTCTGTGATTGCGAGGGAGAGGTGGACGAGTGTCCGGAGGGGCAGATGGCTATCGTTGGGGCGCCCATCATCCTTGCCATCTTGGGGGCCGTTTTGGCTCTTCTGG tcctgctgctgctgctgctactcttcgcgaggaggaggaaggtggcgAAGGAGCCGTTGCTGTTGCCGGAGGACGACACCCGGGACAACATCTTCTACTATGGCGAAGAAGGAGGGGGCGAGGAGGACCAG GATTATGACCTCAGCCAGCTGCACAGGGGCCTGGACCCCCGCCCAGAAGTTCTCCTGCGGAACGACGTGGTGCCGACCCCTTTGCCAGCCCCCCAGTATCGCCCCCGCCCTGCAAACCCTGACGAGATTGGCAACTTCATCTGTGAG AACTTGAAGGCTGCTGACCTGGACCCCACAGCGCCCCCCTACGACTCCCTGCTGGTCTTCGACTATGAGGGAGCGGGCTCCGAGGGGGGCTCCCTCAGCTCCCTCAACTCCTCGGCCTCCGATCAGGACCAGGACTACGACTACCTGCATGAGTGGGGCAGCCGCTTCCAGAAACTGGCAGACCTGTATGGGGGAGGCATGGCCGACTAG